A single region of the Novosphingobium sp. SL115 genome encodes:
- a CDS encoding helix-turn-helix domain-containing protein, whose product MAETWTNEQIIADALGRGADVQIGARDNSWRLSRWRQFVGTYELPALPDPTFVVHIAGKPQVRTRLHEGWSETSSIPGCATILPSGRPSGWLVDGELDVVTLSIASRDLHGAPAADQFRTLRFAFADPLGVALTRQILAELYAPQDDARKLYVSTLADALTAHMLRGPLAANDTAFPTSDFSAHRLHQVMNAVLARPGDDHPIEALAAMTGLTPSHFCRVFKRATKFTPHQYVMKARIERAQDMLTATDLTVSQISDEMGFASQSHFTRAFRGLTGSTPGAWRQQNRH is encoded by the coding sequence ATGGCGGAAACCTGGACCAACGAGCAGATCATTGCCGATGCGCTGGGGCGCGGGGCGGACGTGCAGATTGGCGCGCGCGACAATTCGTGGCGGCTGTCGCGCTGGCGGCAGTTTGTGGGCACTTATGAACTGCCCGCGCTGCCTGATCCGACGTTTGTGGTGCATATTGCGGGCAAACCGCAGGTCCGCACCCGCCTGCATGAAGGCTGGAGCGAGACGAGTTCCATCCCCGGATGCGCCACCATCCTGCCATCGGGACGGCCCAGCGGCTGGCTGGTGGATGGGGAACTGGATGTGGTCACGCTGTCCATCGCCTCGCGCGATTTACATGGCGCGCCCGCAGCGGACCAGTTCCGCACCCTGCGCTTTGCCTTTGCCGATCCGCTGGGTGTGGCGCTGACCCGGCAAATTCTGGCGGAACTTTATGCCCCGCAGGATGATGCGCGGAAGCTCTATGTTTCCACCCTTGCCGATGCGCTGACGGCGCACATGCTGCGCGGGCCACTGGCGGCCAATGACACCGCCTTTCCCACGTCCGATTTTTCTGCCCATCGGCTGCATCAGGTGATGAACGCGGTCTTGGCCAGGCCCGGCGATGACCACCCGATTGAAGCGCTGGCGGCCATGACCGGGCTGACTCCATCGCATTTTTGCCGCGTGTTCAAACGCGCCACCAAATTCACGCCCCATCAGTACGTGATGAAGGCGCGCATCGAACGCGCACAGGATATGCTCACCGCAACAGACCTTACCGTGTCACAGATTTCCGATGAGATGGGCTTTGCCAGCCAGAGCCATTTTACCCGTGCATTTCGTGGCTTGACGGGCAGCACGCCGGGCGCGTGGCGGCAACAAAATCGCCATTGA
- a CDS encoding alpha/beta hydrolase, with translation MMNRLSMAVWLACAAITAVPLAAAAPKVTAPRVMGVGPEPQLEDRFPQQPIAFPKGVTAWRDVTYQVQPGFRPQIVDIYVPKGKGPHPLVLYVHGGGWMGGHTRQSGAFENFPQMLAAFAAEGFTVASVEYRLSGEAPFPAQSRDVNAALRFLREHAGQYRIDPERVGVFGGSAGGHLAAMAGLACRETALDPASAQDHCVQAVASWYGIFDMATLPRKGIAGSAEQRLMGCKEGGCADETLRAASPLTYLDPKDPPFLLIHGIDDKVVPVGQTQQAEAAFKAAGVPVEAIYYPATDHSFIGKNADDTRKASLAAMNATFDFFHEKLGVPRR, from the coding sequence ATGATGAACAGACTGTCGATGGCCGTATGGCTGGCCTGCGCCGCGATCACGGCTGTGCCGTTGGCCGCTGCCGCTCCCAAGGTCACCGCGCCGCGCGTTATGGGCGTGGGGCCAGAACCCCAGCTTGAAGACCGCTTTCCTCAACAGCCCATCGCCTTTCCCAAGGGCGTTACCGCATGGCGCGATGTGACCTATCAGGTCCAGCCCGGCTTCCGCCCACAGATCGTCGACATCTATGTGCCCAAGGGCAAAGGCCCGCATCCGCTGGTGCTATATGTTCACGGTGGCGGCTGGATGGGCGGCCACACCCGGCAATCGGGCGCGTTCGAAAACTTCCCGCAGATGCTGGCCGCCTTCGCTGCCGAAGGCTTCACCGTTGCCAGTGTCGAATATCGCCTTTCCGGCGAAGCGCCGTTCCCTGCGCAAAGCCGTGACGTGAATGCCGCGCTGCGCTTTTTGCGCGAACATGCCGGTCAATACCGCATTGATCCTGAACGGGTGGGTGTATTCGGCGGTTCCGCTGGCGGGCACCTTGCCGCCATGGCAGGCCTTGCCTGCCGTGAAACTGCCCTCGACCCGGCATCGGCGCAGGACCATTGCGTGCAGGCCGTGGCAAGCTGGTATGGCATTTTCGACATGGCCACTCTGCCGCGCAAGGGCATTGCCGGTTCCGCCGAACAGCGGCTGATGGGTTGCAAGGAAGGGGGCTGTGCGGACGAAACGCTGCGCGCCGCCAGCCCACTGACCTATCTCGATCCCAAAGACCCGCCGTTCCTGTTGATCCATGGCATTGACGATAAAGTGGTGCCGGTGGGGCAGACACAGCAGGCCGAAGCCGCATTCAAGGCCGCAGGCGTACCGGTAGAGGCAATCTATTACCCTGCCACCGATCACAGCTTCATCGGCAAGAACGCGGACGACACCCGTAAAGCCTCGCTCGCCGCGATGAACGCGACGTTCGATTTCTTTCATGAAAAGCTGGGAGTGCCCCGCCGATGA
- a CDS encoding efflux RND transporter permease subunit codes for MIAAIVNWAVRKRWLVLIFTAVAAVIGAVALYRLPIDAVPDITNNQVQINVRAPALSPELVEKQVAFPIETALAGVPGLEYTRSFSRNGFAQVTAVFEDSTDIYFARQQVSERLSGVAETLPDGVSPEMGPIATGLGEVFMWTVRLEHRKDDTHLPGEPGMQPDGSYVTPEGERLTSEVDRATYLRTAQDWIVAPLLKNTKGLAGIDSIGGYAKQYLVVPDVPRLAAMGLTLGDLATALERNNTSVGGGFVNRNGEGLAVRSDALVRNADELSRIVVASPGGVPVTLGQVATVKLGQAVRMGSASENGTEVVVGTAVMRVGENSRTVATAVANRLEEINASLPPDVIVQPVLDRTALVNSTILTVAKNLSEGALLVIVVLFALLGNFRAALIAAMVIPVTMLLTSFGMLRAGVSANLMSLGALDFGLIVDGAVIIVENALRRMAEDQHHKGRLLSLEERLATVASAAREMIRPSVYGQAIIILVYIPLLMLTGIEGKTFVPMALTVMIALGFAFVLSLTAVPAAIAIWLSNRIEEKEGRVMTWLKARYEPGLDRAMATPKRTLGIGVGAFAVAIAAFLTLGQVFLPQLDEGDLLIQALRIPATSVQQSQAMQVPIERMVSKQPEVKFVFSKTGTAELASDPMPPNATDMFVILKDRDEWPDPALPKESLVARLEEKLKAIPGNAYEITQPIQMRFNELIAGVRGDIAVKVYGEDFNAMNATAEKIAAVLRKTEGAADVKVEQTSGLPMLDIRVNRDAMARLGVSAQDVQDTVTATIGGRTAGMIFEGDRRFPVVIRLSEEQRADITALGQVQVPVSGGRFVPLASVADIRVVDGPNQISRENGKRRVVVQANVRGRDIASVVGDAQSAIAKNIRLPAGSYLEWGGQFENLASARDRLQLVVPACFVLILLLLYGALRSARDAAIVFTGVPLALVGGVLLLFVRGMDFSISAAVGFIALSGIAVLNGLVMVSSIQELMRKGMNRAEAARAGAIQRLRPVVMTALVASLGFVPMALGSGAGAEVQKPLATVVIGGLISATLLTLFVLPTLYARYGRRDFTGDNLPPS; via the coding sequence ATGATTGCCGCAATCGTGAACTGGGCGGTGCGCAAGCGCTGGCTTGTACTGATATTTACCGCCGTGGCGGCGGTGATCGGCGCGGTCGCGCTCTATCGCCTGCCCATCGACGCCGTGCCCGACATCACCAACAATCAGGTACAGATCAACGTCCGCGCGCCTGCGCTTTCGCCCGAACTGGTAGAAAAGCAGGTGGCATTCCCCATCGAAACCGCGCTGGCAGGCGTGCCGGGGCTGGAATACACCCGGTCGTTCAGCCGCAATGGCTTTGCCCAGGTAACTGCGGTTTTCGAAGATTCCACCGACATCTATTTCGCACGCCAGCAGGTGAGCGAGAGGCTTTCAGGCGTGGCGGAAACCCTGCCCGATGGGGTCAGCCCGGAAATGGGGCCGATCGCCACGGGCCTTGGCGAAGTGTTCATGTGGACCGTCCGGCTGGAGCACCGCAAGGATGACACGCACCTTCCGGGTGAGCCAGGGATGCAGCCTGATGGCAGCTATGTCACGCCAGAGGGTGAACGCCTGACCAGCGAAGTTGACCGGGCGACCTATTTGCGCACGGCGCAGGACTGGATCGTCGCGCCGCTGTTGAAGAACACCAAGGGGCTGGCCGGGATCGATTCCATTGGCGGCTATGCCAAGCAATATCTGGTGGTGCCCGATGTGCCGCGCCTTGCCGCGATGGGCCTGACGCTGGGCGATCTGGCAACGGCGCTGGAACGCAACAATACCAGCGTTGGTGGAGGCTTCGTCAACCGCAATGGCGAAGGGCTGGCCGTGCGGTCCGATGCGCTGGTGCGCAATGCGGATGAGCTGTCGCGCATTGTCGTCGCATCGCCCGGCGGGGTACCGGTGACGCTGGGCCAAGTGGCCACGGTGAAGCTGGGACAGGCCGTGCGCATGGGGTCGGCTTCGGAAAATGGGACCGAAGTGGTGGTTGGAACCGCCGTCATGCGCGTGGGCGAAAACAGCCGGACGGTGGCGACTGCGGTGGCCAACCGGCTTGAGGAAATCAACGCATCGCTGCCGCCTGACGTGATCGTCCAACCAGTGCTGGACCGCACCGCACTGGTCAATTCCACGATCCTGACCGTAGCCAAGAACCTGAGCGAAGGCGCGCTGCTAGTGATCGTGGTGCTGTTTGCGCTCTTGGGCAATTTCCGCGCGGCGCTGATCGCGGCGATGGTTATTCCCGTCACCATGCTTCTGACCAGCTTTGGCATGTTGCGCGCAGGCGTTTCAGCCAACCTGATGAGCCTTGGCGCGCTGGATTTTGGCCTGATCGTCGATGGCGCGGTCATCATCGTGGAAAACGCGCTGCGCCGTATGGCCGAGGACCAGCATCACAAGGGACGACTGCTTTCGCTGGAGGAACGGTTGGCCACGGTCGCCAGTGCCGCGCGCGAGATGATCCGGCCTTCGGTCTATGGTCAGGCGATCATCATCCTTGTCTATATCCCACTGCTTATGCTGACCGGGATCGAAGGCAAGACCTTTGTGCCCATGGCGCTGACTGTGATGATCGCTCTGGGGTTCGCTTTCGTGCTGTCGCTGACCGCCGTGCCCGCCGCCATCGCCATATGGTTGTCCAACCGCATTGAGGAGAAGGAAGGCCGGGTGATGACCTGGCTGAAAGCGCGGTATGAGCCGGGTCTGGACAGGGCGATGGCAACCCCCAAGCGGACGCTGGGCATCGGCGTCGGCGCCTTTGCCGTGGCCATCGCTGCGTTCCTTACGCTGGGCCAGGTGTTCCTGCCGCAACTGGACGAAGGTGACCTGTTGATTCAGGCGCTGCGCATTCCGGCAACATCGGTGCAGCAAAGTCAGGCGATGCAGGTGCCGATTGAACGGATGGTATCAAAACAACCGGAAGTGAAGTTCGTCTTTTCCAAGACTGGCACGGCGGAACTGGCATCGGACCCGATGCCCCCCAATGCCACCGACATGTTCGTGATCCTGAAAGACCGCGACGAATGGCCTGATCCTGCACTGCCCAAGGAAAGCCTTGTCGCGCGGCTTGAAGAAAAGCTGAAGGCGATTCCGGGCAATGCCTACGAAATCACCCAGCCCATACAAATGCGCTTCAACGAACTGATCGCAGGGGTGCGCGGGGACATCGCAGTCAAGGTCTATGGCGAAGACTTCAACGCGATGAACGCCACCGCCGAAAAGATCGCCGCCGTGTTGCGCAAGACAGAAGGTGCGGCGGACGTGAAGGTAGAGCAGACATCGGGGTTGCCGATGCTGGACATCCGCGTCAACCGCGATGCCATGGCACGGCTGGGCGTTTCGGCGCAGGACGTGCAGGACACCGTGACCGCCACCATCGGCGGGCGCACGGCGGGTATGATCTTTGAAGGAGACCGCCGCTTTCCTGTGGTGATCCGCCTGTCCGAAGAACAGCGCGCCGATATTACCGCGCTGGGGCAAGTGCAGGTTCCCGTGTCCGGCGGGCGGTTCGTGCCGCTGGCCAGCGTGGCGGATATTCGCGTGGTTGATGGCCCCAACCAGATCAGCCGCGAGAATGGCAAACGCCGCGTGGTGGTGCAGGCCAATGTGCGCGGGCGCGATATCGCCAGCGTGGTAGGCGATGCACAAAGCGCGATTGCCAAAAACATACGTCTTCCGGCGGGCAGCTATCTGGAATGGGGCGGGCAGTTTGAAAACCTCGCTTCGGCGCGCGACCGGCTGCAACTGGTGGTTCCGGCCTGTTTCGTGCTGATTCTGCTGCTGCTTTACGGTGCGCTGCGATCAGCGCGGGATGCCGCTATCGTGTTTACCGGCGTTCCGCTGGCACTGGTGGGCGGCGTGCTGCTGCTGTTCGTGCGGGGGATGGATTTCTCCATTTCCGCAGCGGTCGGCTTTATCGCGCTGTCTGGCATCGCGGTGTTGAACGGACTGGTCATGGTTTCGTCCATTCAGGAACTAATGCGCAAGGGCATGAACCGCGCAGAAGCAGCACGCGCGGGCGCGATCCAGCGGTTGCGGCCGGTGGTGATGACCGCACTGGTCGCCAGCCTTGGGTTCGTGCCGATGGCGTTGGGTAGTGGCGCCGGAGCCGAAGTGCAAAAGCCGCTGGCCACGGTGGTCATCGGCGGGCTGATATCGGCCACGCTGCTGACGCTGTTTGTGCTGCCCACGCTCTATGCCCGATATGGGCGGCGCGATTTTACTGGCGACAATCTGCCGCCAAGCTGA
- a CDS encoding DUF3237 domain-containing protein, with protein sequence MMMRKFLVFVAFSVAAHSAHAADPALVFAFEETVRLGPDQAVGATANGGRNIVPITGGTFEGPGIKGTIIGGGWDGQLRRADGCLQIKADYMLKTDDGAVINVVNTGVSCRAIDPKAQVRTHPVFEAPLGKYDWLSQGCFIGTLDPVTLPDGQRAVRIRFFRVN encoded by the coding sequence ATGATGATGCGCAAATTTCTGGTCTTTGTTGCGTTTTCTGTTGCGGCCCATTCGGCCCATGCGGCTGACCCTGCGCTGGTCTTCGCGTTTGAAGAAACGGTCAGGCTTGGTCCCGATCAGGCAGTGGGTGCCACTGCCAATGGCGGGCGCAACATCGTGCCGATTACCGGTGGCACATTCGAAGGTCCGGGGATCAAGGGCACGATCATTGGCGGCGGCTGGGACGGGCAATTGCGGCGCGCCGATGGCTGTCTGCAAATCAAGGCCGATTACATGCTGAAGACCGATGATGGCGCGGTCATCAACGTGGTCAACACCGGGGTCAGTTGCCGCGCGATTGACCCGAAGGCGCAAGTGCGCACGCATCCTGTGTTCGAAGCGCCGCTGGGCAAATACGATTGGCTTTCACAAGGCTGTTTCATTGGCACGCTGGATCCTGTGACCTTGCCCGATGGGCAACGCGCGGTGCGCATCCGCTTTTTCCGCGTCAACTGA
- a CDS encoding TonB-dependent receptor, producing MKNLVARAFLLGTALCPVSAMAQETAPGDDGVIVVTAQRREQSVLEVPIAISAVSGDSLATKGISNSANLQSAVPNLQISSPYGSTQPNFSLRGISVANEYNSNQASPVGVYLDDVYLANRTAHGMGLFDLDRVEVLRGPQGTLFGRNTTGGAINFITRAPSLSGTDGYAEAGYGRFNTITAQAALETTLVDDAVGLRIAGNLVNGDGQLRNAAPGARDPYAQDSLQGRAMLRIRPGNGPLDIKLKAYAGRDRGTGTAIHGFAPFRSGLGFFETNENRIGLSKTDAWGFSANIAYEISDTLTFTSITSRDGGKQDLDQAADGSPLDILQIRWISDYDQFSEEARFNYSADMLSLVAGAFYGWDRVVTDNRFNIGSALGPGVDGGFYQHYNQRRQSTAVFAQGDYKLTDALTLTVGARYTWDRATYKDGFAYLFFGGVDDTPVPLATTVPCAGPPGACAYDPNARFGLKGRNNALTGRVALGYETAGGTLLYASYNRGYRSGAFNGGGYTSSVGISYIDPEKVNAYELGFKGRYGGVLTLTGAAFYYDYKNQQVQDTRAGPVSFLVNAPKSEVYGGELEASARVSPMLSLNASVGYLHARYKSLTLQGTVLNGNSLPFAPEWTLQAGMDLTPYDGSAGKLTISPSVAYFSKQYFSPFGDVNVAGSGQVNSELQQSGYAKVNLTAAFKTGNVTLKGFVNNLFERKTYVYGLDLRGAGFPYNFLVPSLPRTFGGSVRVDF from the coding sequence ATGAAGAACCTTGTAGCGCGCGCGTTCCTTTTGGGCACAGCGCTTTGCCCCGTCAGCGCAATGGCGCAGGAAACCGCACCGGGTGACGATGGCGTAATCGTGGTCACCGCACAGCGCCGCGAACAATCGGTGCTGGAAGTGCCCATCGCCATTTCTGCGGTCAGCGGGGATAGCCTTGCGACCAAGGGCATCAGCAATTCGGCCAACCTTCAATCGGCTGTGCCAAACCTGCAGATCTCCAGCCCTTACGGATCGACGCAGCCGAACTTCTCGTTGCGCGGCATTTCGGTGGCGAACGAATACAACTCCAATCAGGCCTCGCCGGTCGGCGTCTATCTGGATGACGTTTACCTTGCCAATCGCACCGCGCACGGGATGGGTCTGTTCGATCTTGATCGCGTGGAAGTGCTGCGCGGGCCGCAAGGCACGCTGTTTGGCCGCAACACCACCGGCGGTGCGATCAACTTCATCACCCGCGCGCCATCGCTTTCAGGCACTGATGGTTATGCCGAAGCAGGCTATGGCCGGTTCAATACCATCACCGCGCAAGCGGCGCTTGAAACGACACTGGTGGATGATGCCGTCGGTCTTCGTATTGCCGGAAATCTGGTGAATGGCGACGGTCAGTTGCGCAATGCCGCGCCCGGCGCGCGCGATCCCTATGCGCAGGACAGCCTGCAAGGCCGCGCCATGCTGCGTATCCGTCCGGGCAACGGACCGCTGGATATCAAGTTGAAGGCTTACGCCGGGCGTGACCGGGGCACTGGTACCGCGATCCACGGCTTTGCCCCTTTCCGCAGCGGTCTGGGCTTTTTTGAAACCAACGAAAACCGCATCGGCCTTTCCAAGACTGACGCTTGGGGCTTTTCCGCGAACATCGCCTATGAAATCAGCGATACTTTGACCTTCACGTCGATCACTTCGCGCGATGGTGGCAAGCAGGATCTCGATCAGGCGGCAGATGGTTCGCCGCTGGATATCCTGCAAATCCGCTGGATTTCGGATTACGACCAGTTCAGCGAAGAAGCGCGGTTCAACTATTCGGCCGATATGCTTAGCCTTGTCGCGGGCGCTTTCTATGGTTGGGACCGTGTGGTCACCGACAACCGCTTCAACATCGGCAGCGCCTTGGGGCCGGGCGTCGATGGCGGGTTCTATCAGCACTACAACCAGCGCCGCCAGTCGACCGCCGTGTTCGCACAGGGCGATTACAAGCTGACCGACGCCCTGACGCTGACCGTGGGCGCGCGCTACACTTGGGATCGCGCCACGTACAAGGACGGGTTCGCCTATCTGTTCTTCGGCGGAGTGGACGATACCCCGGTGCCGCTGGCCACTACCGTTCCCTGCGCTGGCCCTCCCGGCGCTTGCGCTTATGATCCGAACGCCCGCTTCGGGCTGAAAGGCCGCAATAACGCGCTGACGGGCCGCGTGGCGCTGGGGTATGAAACCGCTGGTGGCACGCTGCTCTATGCCAGCTATAACCGTGGCTATCGTTCGGGCGCTTTCAATGGTGGCGGTTATACCTCGTCTGTCGGTATCAGCTATATCGACCCTGAAAAGGTCAATGCCTATGAACTGGGCTTCAAAGGCCGTTATGGCGGTGTACTGACGCTGACAGGCGCTGCGTTCTATTATGACTACAAGAACCAGCAGGTGCAGGATACGCGGGCAGGGCCGGTGTCGTTCCTGGTCAACGCGCCCAAGTCTGAAGTCTATGGCGGCGAACTGGAAGCCAGCGCGCGCGTTTCGCCGATGCTCAGCCTCAACGCTTCGGTCGGTTACCTTCACGCCCGTTATAAATCGCTGACCCTGCAAGGCACGGTTCTGAATGGCAATTCGCTGCCCTTCGCGCCTGAATGGACGCTTCAGGCGGGCATGGATCTGACACCGTATGATGGCTCTGCGGGCAAGCTGACGATTTCGCCCAGCGTGGCCTATTTCAGCAAACAGTACTTCTCACCCTTTGGCGATGTGAACGTGGCCGGGTCGGGTCAGGTCAATTCTGAACTGCAGCAAAGCGGGTATGCCAAAGTCAACCTGACAGCAGCCTTCAAGACCGGTAACGTGACGTTGAAGGGCTTTGTGAACAACCTGTTTGAACGCAAAACCTACGTTTACGGTCTTGATCTGCGCGGTGCGGGCTTCCCCTACAACTTTCTTGTGCCATCGTTGCCGCGCACGTTCGGCGGCTCGGTGCGGGTGGATTTCTGA
- a CDS encoding carboxylesterase/lipase family protein — protein sequence MIRKVLAALLLGASTPVLAQPVAVEGGQVEGITLPSGLSAWLGVPFAAPPLRDLRWKAPQPVTPWQGVLHADRFAPECLQPLRGSRQNHYFGNEATSEDCLYLNIWAPKGAAKAPVVVWIYGGGFNVGSASMANYSGEGLASEGVVRVNIAYRLGALGFLAHPQLSAESGHGGSGNYGLMDQIAALEWVQHNIEAFGGDPANVTIVGQSAGAMSVSLLQIAPRAKGLFARAVAMSGSAFGGMIGPTPLATAEAQGQALQKELGAASLAEMRSLPGDRIAAATTRRDAIVQDGNVIPMRAEDAFAAKAQSDVPVLIGYTRDESFRPFGPIATEADFASAVQARYSANAAQVVKAYRGETPARAAADLARDGTVGRQMADWATAQHSHGTAPTYAFLFARRQPYAPGITFSDHDPATVGAYHTGDVPYWLRTRPALNLFRQTRVWELVDQTLENEMAAAIVSFARSGVPQSPGLGRWPAFDPKKPRLVWLGETQSAVAWPHFADMARLGPPVAEPNRAANRPRD from the coding sequence ATGATCCGAAAGGTTCTGGCAGCGCTGCTGCTTGGTGCATCAACTCCCGTTCTTGCACAGCCTGTTGCGGTTGAAGGCGGGCAGGTGGAGGGCATCACTTTGCCATCAGGGCTGTCGGCATGGCTCGGCGTGCCCTTTGCCGCGCCGCCCTTGCGTGATCTGCGCTGGAAAGCCCCGCAGCCGGTCACGCCATGGCAGGGCGTGCTTCATGCCGACAGGTTTGCGCCTGAATGCCTGCAACCGTTGCGTGGATCGCGCCAGAACCACTACTTTGGCAACGAAGCCACCAGCGAAGATTGCCTCTACCTCAACATTTGGGCACCCAAAGGCGCGGCCAAGGCTCCGGTTGTGGTCTGGATCTATGGCGGCGGGTTCAATGTTGGCTCAGCATCCATGGCCAACTATTCGGGCGAAGGGCTAGCGAGTGAGGGCGTCGTTCGCGTCAACATCGCTTATCGCCTTGGCGCTTTGGGCTTTCTTGCCCATCCCCAACTCTCGGCAGAATCCGGCCATGGCGGGTCGGGCAATTATGGCCTGATGGACCAGATTGCTGCGCTGGAATGGGTGCAGCATAATATCGAGGCTTTTGGTGGCGATCCGGCGAACGTCACTATCGTCGGCCAGTCGGCAGGCGCGATGTCCGTCTCGCTCCTGCAAATCGCGCCACGCGCTAAAGGCCTGTTCGCGCGCGCCGTGGCGATGAGCGGGTCGGCCTTTGGCGGCATGATCGGCCCGACGCCATTGGCCACCGCCGAAGCACAAGGACAGGCTTTGCAAAAGGAACTGGGCGCGGCATCCCTTGCCGAAATGCGCAGTCTTCCGGGCGACCGCATTGCTGCGGCCACCACGCGGCGCGATGCCATTGTGCAGGACGGTAACGTCATTCCCATGCGCGCCGAAGATGCCTTTGCGGCAAAGGCTCAGTCCGATGTTCCAGTGCTGATCGGCTATACCCGCGATGAAAGTTTCCGCCCCTTCGGCCCCATCGCCACTGAAGCCGATTTCGCCAGCGCGGTGCAGGCGCGCTATTCCGCCAATGCGGCGCAGGTGGTCAAGGCCTATCGTGGCGAAACTCCGGCGCGGGCAGCGGCAGACCTTGCCCGTGATGGCACAGTGGGGCGGCAAATGGCTGATTGGGCCACTGCGCAGCACAGCCATGGCACTGCGCCCACATACGCCTTCCTGTTCGCGCGGCGTCAGCCTTATGCGCCCGGCATCACGTTCAGCGACCACGATCCGGCAACCGTCGGGGCCTATCACACCGGCGATGTGCCCTATTGGCTGCGCACTCGTCCGGCACTGAATCTGTTCCGCCAGACGCGCGTGTGGGAACTGGTGGACCAGACGCTGGAAAATGAAATGGCCGCCGCCATCGTATCGTTCGCCCGCAGCGGCGTTCCGCAAAGTCCCGGTCTTGGCCGCTGGCCCGCGTTCGATCCCAAAAAGCCGCGCCTTGTCTGGTTGGGCGAAACGCAAAGCGCCGTGGCGTGGCCCCACTTTGCCGATATGGCGCGTCTTGGCCCTCCGGTGGCGGAACCGAACCGCGCGGCAAACCGTCCGCGCGATTGA
- a CDS encoding cytochrome P450 produces MATLPQIDLKDSCLYEAGVPWDHFARLRRDDPVHWSAETDGAGFWSLTRHADIVAVSKNPALFSSAYENGGHRIFNENEVGVIGAGESAIGHAFISRDPPTHTQYRKHVMPAVSPARLGDIEARIRDRAERLIAEIPLGQPVDLVPLLSAPLPLLTLCELLGIDPDMWRQLYHWTNAFVGEEDPDFRQSPEAMAKTLESFIGFAGELFQARRAQPSHDIASLLANMERGGEPVPFRDFLGNMILVLVGANETTRNSLSHTVRAFSENPEQWQRLRDDRSLLKTAAPEMVRWASPVLHMRRTAMEDTELGGKRIAKGDKVVLWYVSGNRDESAFDGPERFDIARKVNPHVGFGFGQHVCVGSRLAEMQLRVAFDILADRVASFDVVAAPRRFRSNFLNGLKNLDVVLNPA; encoded by the coding sequence ATGGCGACGCTGCCCCAGATCGATCTCAAGGATTCCTGCCTTTACGAGGCGGGAGTCCCTTGGGACCACTTCGCCCGGTTGCGGCGGGATGATCCGGTTCACTGGAGCGCTGAAACCGACGGGGCAGGGTTCTGGTCGCTGACCCGCCACGCTGACATCGTGGCTGTGTCGAAGAACCCGGCACTGTTTTCGTCCGCTTATGAAAACGGCGGGCACCGCATCTTCAACGAAAACGAAGTGGGCGTGATCGGCGCTGGCGAAAGCGCCATCGGCCATGCCTTCATCTCGCGCGATCCGCCCACGCATACCCAGTACCGCAAGCATGTGATGCCTGCGGTATCGCCCGCACGGCTGGGGGATATCGAGGCGCGCATTCGTGATCGGGCTGAACGCCTGATCGCGGAAATTCCGCTGGGCCAGCCGGTCGATCTGGTGCCGCTGCTGTCCGCGCCGTTGCCATTGCTCACCTTGTGCGAACTGCTGGGCATTGATCCCGACATGTGGCGTCAGCTTTATCACTGGACCAATGCTTTCGTCGGGGAAGAAGACCCGGACTTCCGGCAAAGTCCGGAAGCGATGGCAAAGACGCTGGAATCGTTCATCGGCTTTGCGGGCGAACTGTTTCAGGCCCGCCGGGCGCAGCCTTCGCATGATATCGCATCGCTGTTGGCCAATATGGAACGGGGCGGCGAACCGGTGCCGTTTCGTGATTTCCTTGGCAATATGATTTTGGTTCTGGTGGGCGCGAACGAAACGACGCGCAATTCGCTGTCGCACACCGTCCGCGCCTTTTCCGAAAACCCGGAACAGTGGCAACGGTTGCGCGATGATCGTTCGTTGCTGAAAACCGCCGCGCCCGAAATGGTGCGCTGGGCCAGCCCCGTGCTGCACATGCGCCGCACCGCCATGGAGGATACCGAACTGGGCGGCAAACGCATCGCCAAGGGTGACAAGGTGGTGTTGTGGTATGTTTCCGGCAACCGCGATGAATCCGCGTTCGACGGGCCTGAACGGTTCGACATCGCGCGCAAGGTCAACCCCCATGTCGGCTTCGGCTTTGGCCAGCATGTCTGCGTCGGATCGCGCCTTGCCGAAATGCAGCTTCGCGTGGCGTTTGACATTCTGGCCGATCGCGTAGCATCCTTTGACGTAGTCGCCGCGCCAAGGCGCTTTCGCTCGAACTTCCTCAACGGGCTGAAGAATTTAGACGTGGTGCTGAATCCGGCCTGA